The Agromyces mangrovi genome contains a region encoding:
- a CDS encoding molybdopterin molybdotransferase MoeA, with translation MITVEAHLARVLAAVEPLTRRETPALADAAGRTLAVDLVSHLDVPPFDNSAMDGYAVRRADLRGASPEAPVTLDVVADLPAGASNDPALARGQAVRIMTGAPVPSGADAVVAVEATDGGTEQVRVEVEPIAGRHIRRAGEDARRGAAVLTAGTVLAPRHLSAAAAAGHAALDVVARPRVAIAATGSELVAPGEPLGHGSIPDSNSTLLAGLAADAGAEVVAAGRLPDDPDAVRAWLDRLPECDLVVCSGGVSVGDHDVVRAVLGATGQVVFEQVAMQPGRPQAFGALADGTPVFGLPGNPVAVHVSFEMFVRPAILRLLGRRAPTPVPLVVGAGWRSPPVACRSCPSR, from the coding sequence ATGATCACCGTCGAGGCGCATCTCGCCCGAGTGCTCGCCGCCGTCGAGCCGCTGACCCGCCGCGAGACGCCGGCATTGGCGGATGCCGCGGGGCGCACGCTCGCCGTCGACCTGGTGAGCCACCTCGACGTGCCGCCCTTCGACAACTCGGCGATGGACGGGTACGCGGTGCGGCGCGCAGACCTCCGCGGCGCGAGCCCCGAGGCCCCCGTGACGCTCGACGTCGTGGCCGACCTGCCGGCGGGTGCATCGAACGATCCGGCGCTCGCTCGCGGGCAGGCGGTGCGCATCATGACGGGCGCCCCGGTGCCGTCGGGCGCCGACGCCGTGGTCGCGGTCGAGGCGACCGACGGCGGCACCGAGCAGGTGCGCGTCGAGGTCGAGCCGATCGCGGGTCGGCACATCCGCCGCGCCGGCGAGGACGCGCGGCGCGGGGCGGCCGTGCTCACCGCGGGCACCGTGCTGGCGCCGCGGCACCTCTCCGCCGCCGCCGCGGCGGGCCACGCCGCGCTCGACGTGGTCGCACGCCCGCGAGTGGCGATCGCGGCGACCGGCAGCGAACTCGTCGCGCCGGGCGAGCCGCTCGGCCACGGCAGCATCCCCGACTCGAACTCGACCCTGCTCGCCGGCCTCGCCGCCGACGCCGGCGCCGAGGTGGTCGCCGCGGGTCGCCTGCCCGACGACCCCGACGCGGTGCGGGCCTGGCTCGACCGGCTTCCCGAGTGCGACCTGGTCGTGTGCTCGGGCGGCGTGAGCGTCGGCGACCACGATGTGGTGCGCGCGGTGCTCGGCGCGACCGGGCAGGTCGTGTTCGAGCAGGTCGCGATGCAGCCGGGCCGCCCGCAGGCGTTCGGCGCCCTCGCCGACGGCACGCCGGTGTTCGGCCTGCCCGGCAACCCCGTGGCCGTGCACGTGTCGTTCGAGATGTTCGTGCGCCCGGCGATCCTGCGCCTGCTCGGTCGCCGCGCACCGACGCCCGTGCCGCTCGTCGTGGGCGCGGGCTGGCGCTCCCCGCCGGTCGCGTGCAGGTCATGCCCGTCGCGGTGA
- a CDS encoding sulfite oxidase-like oxidoreductase, with protein sequence MSFITRGFTGRGRDRDDRLPPGQTLARDFPVLSAGPTPEVDTDEWEFTIRTESGVEHTWDWQGLLDAGVEDVETDIHCVTHWSKLGTSWRGVPLDALFEEVETDAGYVMAHSYGGYTTNLPLEEVLDGQAWIAIDYDGEPLDPEHGGPARLLVPHLYFWKSAKWVRGLVLMEDDQPGFWEQYGYHNHGDPWREERYW encoded by the coding sequence ATGTCGTTCATCACGAGGGGCTTCACCGGGCGCGGGCGCGACCGCGACGATCGGCTGCCGCCGGGACAGACGCTGGCGCGCGACTTCCCGGTGCTGTCGGCCGGGCCCACGCCCGAGGTCGACACCGACGAGTGGGAGTTCACGATCCGCACGGAGTCGGGCGTGGAACACACGTGGGACTGGCAGGGGCTGCTCGATGCCGGCGTCGAGGACGTCGAGACCGACATCCACTGCGTGACGCACTGGTCGAAGCTGGGCACCTCGTGGCGCGGCGTGCCGCTCGACGCGCTGTTCGAGGAGGTCGAGACCGACGCCGGGTACGTCATGGCGCACAGCTACGGCGGCTACACGACGAACCTGCCGCTCGAGGAGGTGCTCGACGGGCAGGCGTGGATCGCGATCGACTACGACGGCGAGCCCCTCGACCCCGAGCACGGTGGCCCGGCCCGGCTGCTCGTGCCGCACCTGTACTTCTGGAAGAGCGCGAAGTGGGTGCGCGGCCTCGTGCTCATGGAGGACGACCAGCCCGGCTTCTGGGAGCAGTACGGCTACCACAACCACGGCGACCCGTGGCGCGAGGAGCGCTACTGGTGA
- a CDS encoding sugar porter family MFS transporter: MAEVRSVNRGKVIWLASAGAVGGFLFGFDSSVINGAVEPIQAQFGLTATTTGIAVASALLGCAFGAWLGGRVADRFGRIPSMVLAATLFFVSAIGSGIAFSVWDLIAWRLIGGVGVGMASVIAPAYIAEISPAAIRGRLASLQQLAITTGIFAALLSDAVFAAAAGGADQPFWLGAEAWRWMFMAEAVPAAAYGIIALTLLESPRYLVLQNRERDAIEVLLKIGGETPPEEQVRAIQEDLERDRKLEKFATLKGSAFGLKPIVWVGIALSVFQQFVGINVIFYYSNTLWQSVGFDESSSFAISVFTSIVNIAVTIVAISLIDKVGRRPLLLTGSIGMTVSLGTMAICFSQATIIDGAPVLEGAFGPIALVAANLFVIFFGVSWGPAVWVLLGEIFPNSIRGKALGLAAAAQWIANFLITVSFPALSDLSLVFTYGMYAVFAALSFLFVLRFIPETRGRSLEESGHLQRPVARSRAK; this comes from the coding sequence ATGGCCGAGGTCCGCAGTGTCAACCGGGGGAAGGTCATCTGGCTCGCGTCGGCGGGTGCGGTGGGCGGATTCCTCTTCGGATTCGATTCGTCGGTGATCAACGGCGCGGTCGAGCCGATCCAGGCCCAGTTCGGGCTGACCGCCACGACCACCGGCATCGCCGTCGCGAGCGCGCTGCTCGGCTGCGCGTTCGGCGCGTGGCTCGGCGGTCGCGTGGCCGACCGGTTCGGTCGCATCCCCTCGATGGTGCTCGCGGCCACGTTGTTCTTCGTCTCGGCGATCGGCTCGGGCATCGCATTCAGCGTGTGGGACCTCATCGCGTGGCGGCTCATCGGCGGCGTCGGGGTCGGCATGGCGTCGGTCATCGCCCCGGCCTACATCGCCGAGATCTCCCCGGCCGCGATACGCGGCAGGCTCGCGTCGCTGCAACAGCTCGCGATCACGACCGGCATCTTCGCCGCGCTGCTCTCCGACGCCGTGTTCGCTGCGGCCGCGGGCGGTGCCGACCAGCCGTTCTGGCTGGGCGCCGAGGCCTGGCGGTGGATGTTCATGGCCGAGGCCGTGCCCGCCGCGGCCTACGGCATCATCGCCCTCACGCTGCTCGAGTCGCCGCGCTACCTGGTACTGCAGAACCGCGAACGCGACGCCATCGAGGTGCTGCTGAAGATCGGCGGCGAGACGCCGCCGGAGGAGCAGGTGCGCGCCATCCAGGAGGACCTGGAGCGCGACCGCAAGCTCGAGAAGTTCGCCACGCTGAAGGGGTCGGCGTTCGGCCTGAAACCGATCGTCTGGGTCGGCATCGCGCTGAGCGTGTTCCAGCAGTTCGTCGGCATCAACGTGATCTTCTACTACTCGAACACGCTCTGGCAGTCGGTCGGGTTCGACGAGAGCTCGTCGTTCGCGATCTCGGTGTTCACGTCGATCGTGAACATCGCCGTGACCATCGTCGCCATCTCGCTGATCGACAAGGTCGGCAGGCGCCCGCTGCTGCTCACCGGTTCGATCGGCATGACGGTCTCGCTCGGCACCATGGCCATCTGCTTCAGCCAGGCGACGATCATCGACGGCGCGCCCGTGCTCGAGGGCGCCTTCGGCCCGATCGCGCTCGTCGCCGCGAACCTGTTCGTCATCTTCTTCGGCGTCTCGTGGGGCCCGGCGGTCTGGGTGCTGCTCGGCGAGATCTTCCCGAACTCGATCCGCGGCAAGGCGCTCGGCCTCGCCGCCGCCGCGCAGTGGATCGCGAACTTCCTCATCACGGTCAGCTTCCCGGCGCTGTCGGACCTCTCGCTCGTGTTCACGTACGGCATGTACGCGGTGTTCGCGGCGCTGTCGTTCCTGTTCGTGCTGCGGTTCATCCCCGAGACGCGGGGGCGTTCGCTCGAGGAGTCGGGGCACCTGCAGCGCCCGGTCGCGCGTTCGCGCGCGAAGTAG
- a CDS encoding DUF6510 family protein, whose product MTHLDGNALAGELTKFFAFDVTTARGRCASCGTIAELARAMLYTDAAGLVARCGTCDAVLVTVVESDDRAWLGFSGVSAIELRR is encoded by the coding sequence ATGACCCATCTCGACGGCAACGCCCTCGCGGGCGAGCTCACCAAGTTCTTCGCGTTCGACGTCACGACCGCGCGCGGCCGGTGCGCGAGCTGCGGCACGATCGCCGAGCTCGCGCGCGCCATGCTGTACACGGATGCCGCGGGGCTGGTCGCCCGCTGCGGCACGTGCGACGCGGTGCTCGTCACGGTCGTCGAGTCCGACGACCGCGCGTGGCTCGGCTTCTCGGGCGTCAGCGCGATCGAGCTGCGCCGCTGA
- a CDS encoding peroxidase family protein, with protein MRHATAHSPVPITVPRSRSHDGRFGRLFGQGFSVWQPPGATDAERDAAISDFAIEMFGDDEPADSATPVGYTYFGQFIDHDITFDPQSSLTKSNDPNGLKNFRSPRFDLDSLYGRGPDDQPYMYDKIRKLDDGFTGYLATGRGANPDHPEPDLPRTRDDIAIIGDPRNDENVIVSQLQLTFIKLHNAILDRLRATPSAAQKTGRQLFEEAQRYTVWAYQYMVWNDFVRRIVPEATFRRALDVVEVPGTGRSEVVYGLKDVYNWSVNPFMPIEFAAAAYRFGHSMIRAQYLLNIVFGLNDDTDRRPIFANADDPMPAVPPADLGGFKILGKNCTIQWDWFFDFPSSFAPRFPQLAHKIDTHMSRSVFTIPNGPIPNPLAMLNIRRGWRMELPPASEVATALGITPMTGLDPMEESLWVYILKEAETLEQGERLGPVGGTIVAAVFSGLLRGDPYSYIHRHPLWTPAHAVVDGESMFVRPNGTDPDADWTMADLIASAGMPIDADDIQAVIGSNAPVNA; from the coding sequence ATGCGTCACGCCACCGCCCACTCCCCGGTGCCGATCACCGTGCCCCGTTCCCGCAGCCACGACGGCCGGTTCGGCCGCCTGTTCGGGCAGGGGTTCTCCGTCTGGCAGCCGCCCGGCGCGACCGACGCCGAGCGCGACGCCGCCATCTCCGACTTCGCGATCGAGATGTTCGGCGACGACGAGCCGGCCGACAGCGCCACGCCCGTCGGCTACACGTACTTCGGCCAGTTCATCGACCACGACATCACGTTCGACCCGCAGTCGAGCCTGACGAAGAGCAACGACCCGAACGGGCTGAAGAACTTCCGCTCGCCCCGGTTCGACCTCGACAGCCTGTACGGCCGCGGTCCCGACGACCAGCCGTACATGTACGACAAGATCCGCAAGCTCGACGACGGGTTCACCGGCTACCTCGCCACGGGCCGCGGGGCCAACCCCGATCACCCGGAGCCCGACCTGCCGAGGACGCGCGACGACATCGCGATCATCGGCGACCCGCGCAACGACGAGAACGTCATCGTGTCGCAGCTGCAGCTCACGTTCATCAAGCTGCACAACGCGATCCTCGACCGGCTGCGGGCGACGCCGAGCGCGGCGCAGAAGACCGGCCGCCAGCTGTTCGAGGAGGCGCAGCGCTACACGGTGTGGGCGTACCAGTACATGGTCTGGAACGACTTCGTGCGTCGCATCGTGCCCGAGGCGACCTTCCGCAGGGCGCTCGACGTCGTCGAGGTGCCGGGCACCGGGCGTTCCGAGGTCGTCTACGGGCTGAAGGACGTCTACAACTGGTCGGTGAACCCGTTCATGCCGATCGAGTTCGCCGCGGCGGCGTACCGCTTCGGGCACTCGATGATCCGAGCGCAGTACCTGCTGAACATCGTGTTCGGGCTGAACGACGACACCGACCGGCGCCCCATCTTCGCCAACGCCGACGACCCGATGCCCGCGGTCCCACCCGCGGACCTCGGCGGGTTCAAGATCCTGGGGAAGAACTGCACGATCCAGTGGGACTGGTTCTTCGACTTCCCGTCGTCGTTCGCCCCGCGGTTCCCGCAGCTCGCGCACAAGATCGACACGCACATGTCGCGCTCGGTCTTCACCATCCCGAACGGGCCGATCCCGAACCCGCTGGCCATGCTGAACATCCGGCGCGGCTGGCGCATGGAGCTGCCGCCGGCGAGCGAGGTCGCCACGGCGCTCGGCATCACGCCGATGACCGGCCTCGACCCGATGGAGGAGTCGCTCTGGGTGTACATCCTCAAGGAGGCGGAGACGCTCGAGCAGGGCGAGCGGCTCGGACCGGTCGGCGGCACGATCGTCGCCGCCGTGTTCTCGGGGCTGCTGCGGGGCGACCCGTACTCGTACATCCACCGGCACCCGCTCTGGACCCCCGCGCACGCGGTCGTCGACGGCGAGTCGATGTTCGTGCGCCCGAACGGCACCGACCCCGACGCCGACTGGACGATGGCCGATCTCATCGCGTCGGCCGGCATGCCCATCGATGCCGACGACATCCAGGCGGTGATCGGCTCGAACGCGCCGGTGAACGCCTGA
- a CDS encoding FAD-binding oxidoreductase: MIAAVPRSGWHVAAVVEASPETPSARRLVLDVPTWPGNAAGQHLDVRLTAPDGYTATRSYSIASSGPGTRVVLAVDRLPGGEVSPFLVDEVRAGDEFEVHGPLGRFFVWHPIEPGERLADASADGPRPVQLIAGGSGVVPLVAIAAAHGAAHDPTPMRLLVSVRTPEDAFFGDDLADLARASDAFSLDYAYTRRAPDGWTGHVGRLTRDEVAAVVLPADDAPLVYVCGSTGFVERVASWLIELGHDARAIRTERFGGT, encoded by the coding sequence GTGATCGCCGCGGTGCCGCGATCGGGCTGGCACGTCGCCGCAGTCGTGGAGGCGTCGCCCGAGACCCCGAGCGCCCGGCGCCTCGTGCTCGACGTGCCGACCTGGCCGGGCAACGCCGCCGGGCAGCACCTCGACGTGCGACTCACCGCGCCCGACGGGTACACGGCGACCCGGTCGTACTCGATCGCCTCGTCGGGCCCCGGCACGCGCGTCGTGCTCGCGGTCGACCGGCTGCCCGGTGGCGAGGTCTCGCCGTTCCTCGTCGACGAGGTGCGCGCCGGCGACGAATTCGAGGTGCACGGCCCGCTCGGGCGTTTCTTCGTGTGGCATCCGATCGAGCCGGGGGAGCGGTTGGCGGATGCCTCGGCCGACGGACCCCGCCCGGTGCAGCTCATCGCCGGGGGCTCGGGCGTCGTGCCGCTCGTCGCGATCGCGGCGGCGCACGGTGCGGCGCACGACCCGACGCCGATGCGGCTGCTCGTGTCGGTGCGCACGCCCGAGGACGCGTTCTTCGGCGACGACCTCGCCGACCTCGCGCGGGCGTCGGACGCGTTCTCGCTCGACTACGCGTACACCCGCCGCGCACCCGACGGCTGGACCGGGCACGTCGGCCGGCTCACCCGCGACGAGGTCGCGGCCGTGGTGCTGCCGGCCGACGATGCACCACTCGTGTACGTGTGCGGCTCGACCGGGTTCGTCGAGCGCGTCGCATCGTGGCTGATCGAGCTCGGCCACGACGCGCGCGCCATCCGCACGGAGCGATTCGGAGGCACCTGA